From the genome of Numenius arquata chromosome 9, bNumArq3.hap1.1, whole genome shotgun sequence:
AACTGTCTGGTTTATGTTTTATAGCTAATGTATTTAATCATAATGAAATTATGTTAGACCACCTCTGCAGGGTGTTTGTCCACCTATGCTCACCACAGCCCCTTGCTAGAAGGCCAGACACTATCAGTGCTTTAATCTAGGCTTGGATCCTTCCTCAGATGCGTTCCAGCTCATGAATCATGTAGTTATCATACAAGCAGTTTTATGAAGGCTATAAAAAGAAGTTCCGTATTAGGTCCTCTACTTGCTATTAAACCAGttgaattcaaattaatttttttttgtagttaaaaataatttagatatGTTATTTCAAAGGGACTTACTGGGCAATATGGCTTTTCACAAAGTCCCACATTACTCTGACAGTACTTTTACAGCAATAGAATTTAGTGGAGTGGCACTGATCTGAAGTCCGGTGCTCAAGCAGGCCTGGGAAACGGAAGATGATATAACACCCCAGGCAAAGGGActgaggaaaagaggaaggggaacaaatcctttgtggttttgttggggtttttttggttaggctttgttttggtttttttgtttgttttttttttttttttccttttttccaaactACTTTTATACTTTAGGGACTTTCAATTGCTGTGTGAGTCTACAAAATATGTCTTGGGGATCACATTCACTATTGAACAAATGCCAATTGTAGGATGTTGATGGAGTAATCTGCCATTGATAAAACCACTCTCAAGAGCAGCCAGCCCTCTCCTGTGTTGTGAAGATGTGTGGGGTTTGGCTGAGCTGGAGAAGCTTGACTGGATGAAAACGAAATCGCTTTTTCTGAATATTCTCACCTGAGTGTCCTGAAACAGCCTTGTCCAGAAAAATTAAGGTTAAATACAGCTGCTCTTTAAGGACTATGGTCAATTGCATCCATTTTTGTTCAATTCACAGAAGAGAGTAgtactgaaaatgtaatttttaaaggaattattttgggtggttttggttagcacttgatttcttttttttttaatttttttttttttccactaggacGATGCTTCTTTGGCTTTACAGTACAACTGAGTCCCTGCGGGGAGACCTAGGTACGTGAGGGGTTCATGGTCGGGTTCCCACTGCTTTTTTGTATATTAAGAATAACATCAAGAGAGAAGAAATCTCTTCTGTTGTGCAGTCTGAAAATAGAAATTGTGAACTTGTGTATTGACTCAGGAaggatttgttgttgttttttaaacgtcaaatgcttttcagttttattcaTCAACAAAATCGTTGTGCACCTTTTTCAAGCTGCAAGaagtttttcattgcttttgtccTGATATAAAAATAGAACCAACTTGAGATTCTCCAGAGTTAAGAGAAGAGCCTGTATGTAAAATTAGGATTTAGAAAGAACTGTAATCTTAGCTGCAGGTCAAAGACAGAATTTAAGTGTATTATTTAAACATAAGTTCGTCTTGAAAAGCAGTGAATTGAAAGTGACACCTTCTTGCTCAAACGATCTGCTCTTTTTGTGCTAAAATATTTGACTATTGTAATAGCCCTGTGAAACCAACGCAGCTGggctctcttccttctttctctttttttcagaaatttcaaatATGCTTAGACAGGCAGTTCTCGTTTACATATATAACAGGCAGAACTTAGACAAATGGAGTTATATATAAGATCATTTTTGGCCAACAAAGAAGTGGCACTGGTGGCAATAAATGGAAAGAAAGTAATCCGGTTTAATTTTCAGATTCTGTGCTCTGAGTTTGCTGCCATGTATGACATGAGCAGACTATGTCTGTAGACCAGTTGTATGTAGTGGGTCTCACCACTCCCCATTATTACAGCTGATTTTCGTAAATTGACTTCTGTTTCCTTTATTGACAAGATTACATTGATTTCCTTCTGTCAGTGGAAGTCTCTCCCTGCCTGTGTGTGACGGGACTTGATCACTGACCAAGCGTCGGCATGAGTGAATCCTGTCTCCCTAACCCTGGCAGATCAAACTTATTTGATCTGCCCACCCACGCATACAAGAGTCCCTACACActtttcctctctgccagctGCGTACGTGCACTTGTTCCTTTGAAGATTAGAAAATTGTCATTTCCAAGTACTTCATGATAAATGAATTGAAGACAAAGGTACTGCTTCATTAGTCCTGATTTTAAGTATCATAGCCTTGTGCGATGGGCCGGAGTTGCTGCTGCCTAGTAACTTTTAGGCAGCTAGTACATTGCCTCAGTCTTGCACTGTGCTTGCAATACAGCTACTAACAACCAGTGCCATAACATCAGCAGCACTAAGGGATGGCTTTTTGtcttggaggagaaaaaaaaaaagtgaacctgCATTTGCTGAGAGTCACACAACAGTGGAAAGGGGTATCTGGAGCCAGTTTCCTTCCAACACTGGATCAGATCAGCCATGACTTTGGCTATATCTCAGAAACTTCTGCAAGAGACTATTACAAAGCTTCTCTAggtaacctcttccagtgctgcaTTGCCCTCctagtgaagaagtttttcccaaTATTGAACCTGAACCATCCTCCTTGTTATATTGTTGGGAACTACTGGGCAGTGCTTGGCTCCATCATCTCAGTCACTGCCTTCCAGCATGCTGGATGCAACTAGTCCAGCTCCCCCATCACCCATTGAGCCTGCatgaaaagctttaaataaaaaggCCAGTATTATACTTTGTGCCTTAAAGTGCTGTGTTTTTGCAGTCACAAATTGCACTTATGGTAATGTAAATTTTCAGGTAGTCGGCTAATCAAAAAAGCAAGAGCTCAGAGCATTTTGGAGGAAAGATTGTAGGGGATTTAACGGAGGGTTGTCAATAATTTATGGAGAGGGTTTCCACAGAAAATTTATTAAACTATCCAGACTTCTGGGTTTGATAATCTTTCCtggttttactttttctgtttattgctgTTTATTCCGTTGTTCTTGATTGCCATAGTTACAAACCTGAAGTAGTGCCTGGGAAGGAAAATCTCCAACTAAGTCTTGGAGCTGTTTTAAGGAGAAAACGGTAAAAGTTTCTGATGAAATAGATAAGAATCATACACTGATGTCAGATTGGggaattaaaatgtattttcaaattataCACTTCATATATACAGTTTATTTAGTAGAACATGTTGTTTCTCACACATTTCATATGCAAAGTACCGTGAAAGGTGCAAAAAAGAAAGGTTAACTCATATTGAAAAGGCTGCAAGTTTCTGAATGATTGAGGCAGTAGCAAATAATGTTTTGAAAACCTGctgttttggaaagctttttctcTTGCCCCTCTGCAGATAATGGTGAAGATGATGATAAAAACCTTTATTTGCCGCTGAGATCCTTGTGTGCCTCAGCTATGGTCATAGTTTTAGtactgaaaagttttaaaatgcttGTACATGAGGCCCAGTATTAGATATGTGCAGCTGCCCGCTTGCACAATCAGTCATTTCTATGGGAATCTATTGATGgcaaactgtattttcaaaactagccccctttctttttaatttgctcCAAACAGAAGGTAATTTCTTTTCACCTTTTGAATAAAGGGAACATCTGCCCCAGAATGAAGACTTGATTACAAACAATCTTAGACcatttttacagtttgtttttaaaaggcacAGAAATAGATTTCTTGATGTGGAAGTGTTTCTGGCTAGGAGCATGAACCACGCCAACATAATGGTAGGCTTAAATTGCAACAAGGAAACTTTTAGTTTAGACTCAGAACCAAACTTGCAAATGGCGTTAAGGTTAAGGGTAGTGACATACCAGAAGTGTAGACTGAGAAGGGTTGAGGCATGTTGAGAGACATTTTGTGAAGTGTACAGTACAGGCTAAAAGGATGTCTCTAAGGAAGGAGGGGGATAGAGCTGGTCCAGTCTTCCAGCTGGGAGCGAGGAGTATATCAAACAGGCGctccttatttttctgtgatgcggagcttgcttccctcctccaagaaagaataagaaaacaggcagaagaatTTCATACATATGTCACATTGTATCTTTGATAGAAATACAGTGATGTAGAAATAGATTTCATCACATACAGTCTTTCCTGCCGTATTTGAAGGAGTCTTTTTGGTTTTCATGtgcaaaaccagttttaaaatTGCAGGAGAAAACCATGCTGATTTCTTAGCAAGGATAATCAGAAATGTTTGTTGCTCAAGAAATTGCTAGTACCCAAGATACTCCATTGTGGTGGTGTCCTGAGCAGTCTGTCCTCCATGAAAGAGCACGGGCTGCTGTCCTGTGCAGCACCCCCAACCAGTGTGTAATGCTTACAGGAGGGAAGACTCACTATTATCCCAGCATGGCCAAACTGTACAAAGCAAATGAGCTCTGACAGCGACTTTCTATAAGATTTACAGAAGGAAAGAGCAGTGTCAGGCTTTTGGCCAGATACTGCCTTTTAACTCGCAGATACTTTCTAAATTAGAAAGAAGGTTTTGAATAGTTATTTCTATGATTGGCCCTTAGCAACAACTTTCTGATCACGTTGACAAAAGAAAAACTGGTGCAGCAATGACAAAGGCTCATTTTAAGTGGCATCCCAGTGATCTGGGTAGCTTTGCTCTGGCAAGCCTTTCACATTTAGTAGGTGCCATCAAGGCTAATGCTTCTTTTGGTGTCATTTTGGTAATGCTGgttcttttccaaattttttctcctttcatctttaaagggaagaaaaatatggaaCAGTTTCATATTCATTGGAAAAACATTGTCCTTCTTCCTCCTGCACCCTCCCTGCCATGGTCAAGGTGACGCTACTGCTATGTCAGGGATAATGCTGTTGGCGTCCTGTGAGGCAAGTGGGAGCTGAGGAAGAGGCGTTCTTCCACCACAGGCAGTCCCATCGTGTGGCACAAGGCTTAAAGATGGGACATCGTTCAATAACCTTTTTCAGGTGTGTTTTCTCACGAAACCCTTTTGCAGCAAAGTAATAAAAGATGGCATCCAGGCAGCAGTTCAGGTTGGCTAATATCATTGACACCTGAATGAAGAGGCTGATGCTTTGTTTCAGACTGCAGTCCACTATCACTTGCCGTCTTACCAGGAATTGTAGGCAGATTGCAAGGTGGATGGGTGTGAAGCACACCAAAAACACCACAAGGTTGATGATAATGACTCGTAAGGAGCCACTGCCTTCTACCTTCTTTTTAGCTTGACTTTTGTGATTCAGAAGAATCAAGATGTTTTGGGTAGAGCAGAAAACCATCACTGCGAGTGGGATCAGAAATCCAAAGATTTCCGCAGAAACAATGTAAGGGATGCTCCATGCAACCTGTTGTGACATGTTGCAAAAGCATTTAATAgaatttttcttgtgaaaaacaTACATGGGGCTGCTGCAAAGCCAAGTTGCTGCCCAGATGAAGCAGCAACTCAAGATAGCCCATTTGGTGGATTGCTTAGCTCGACCTTCAAATGGGTGCCTTATGCAGACATATCTGTCGACAGTAATGCAGACAATGATGAAGATACTGCCGTACATGTTGACGAAATAGAGAGACTCGATGAATGAGCACAGGAGTCCGGGTGCCATTGTGTCAGAGTAGTACAACTTGAGTGGGAGTGAGAGAAGAAGCAAGACATCTGCAAGTGCGAGATTGATCATGTAAACTGAGGTTTTGGTCTGTTTCTTCCAAAAACAGCAGAACATGGAGAGCGCCAGGGTGTTGAGAACCAGCCCGAGAATGAAGGTGGGGATGGAGATCCCCAACCCCAGGATCTTTGCTAATCTGTCGATGTCTGTAAAATTGCATTCCCCGCTGCTGTTGGTCATTTCTCCCCTAAAATGACAGAGAGAACAAGTTGGAAATGTGTAACGCTCCCAATTAATGCCTTGATATATCAGAGCACGATACTTTCAAACACAGttctgggcttttctttttttgttttgagttaTAAACTTGATCAGTCTTTGGCTATTATTGGAAGTGAATCCCCATTTCAAGCAcagtgctttctgttttcaatttGAGTGGACTGATCTGTTATAAAGAAGCCTGATTCTCCATGGCAGGTGGTCAGCATCCACCGACTACCATGCCCTTTAAGATAGTTCCATTCAAATATTGAAGAAACTGACCCATTCAAGCATATGTTTTCAAAATCTGAAAGCCTAAACCAGTGCTATCTCTAGTAACTTGTACACCTATTGATGCACTGGCTATCTCTAGTAACTTGTACATCTATTCAAATTTCTGTAACACACACGTTCGGTTCCTTCCCTACACAGAAATTCATGAAATTATTGTTCCATATTAAggcagatcaaagtgacagctgGGATTTTACTCTTAGATCCATGATTCCCTAAGCATCAGTTGCTTTGCTGGTGTGCTTTCA
Proteins encoded in this window:
- the LOC141468812 gene encoding G-protein coupled receptor 55-like; its protein translation is MTNSSGECNFTDIDRLAKILGLGISIPTFILGLVLNTLALSMFCCFWKKQTKTSVYMINLALADVLLLLSLPLKLYYSDTMAPGLLCSFIESLYFVNMYGSIFIIVCITVDRYVCIRHPFEGRAKQSTKWAILSCCFIWAATWLCSSPMYVFHKKNSIKCFCNMSQQVAWSIPYIVSAEIFGFLIPLAVMVFCSTQNILILLNHKSQAKKKVEGSGSLRVIIINLVVFLVCFTPIHLAICLQFLVRRQVIVDCSLKQSISLFIQVSMILANLNCCLDAIFYYFAAKGFREKTHLKKVIERCPIFKPCATRWDCLWWKNASSSAPTCLTGRQQHYP